A genomic segment from Comamonas terrigena NBRC 13299 encodes:
- a CDS encoding peroxiredoxin: protein MAIVVNKPLPEFEANATGGIKVSNTSHTGQILILYFYPKDNTPGCTTEAMQFRDKYKDFEKAGAAVFGVSRDNMKSHDDFKEKLELPFELIADTEEKMCHMFGVVKNKIMYGKKVKGIERSTFLVGPDGLLVQEWRGLKVPGHVDEVLKAVKGLKAAIKKAA from the coding sequence ATGGCGATCGTTGTCAACAAACCCCTTCCTGAATTTGAAGCCAACGCAACCGGTGGGATCAAGGTATCCAACACTTCCCATACGGGCCAGATCCTGATCCTGTATTTCTACCCCAAGGACAATACGCCTGGTTGTACCACGGAAGCAATGCAGTTCCGCGATAAGTACAAGGATTTCGAGAAGGCCGGCGCCGCGGTGTTTGGCGTGTCGCGCGACAACATGAAGTCCCATGATGACTTCAAGGAAAAGCTTGAGCTGCCGTTCGAGCTGATCGCCGACACCGAAGAAAAAATGTGCCACATGTTCGGCGTGGTCAAGAACAAGATCATGTACGGCAAAAAGGTCAAGGGCATCGAGCGCTCCACCTTCCTGGTCGGCCCCGACGGCCTGCTGGTGCAGGAGTGGCGCGGCCTGAAGGTCCCCGGCCACGTGGACGAAGTCCTCAAGGCCGTCAAGGGCCTCAAAGCAGCCATCAAAAAGGCCGCTTGA
- a CDS encoding homoserine dehydrogenase yields MKPIQVGLLGIGTVGSGTFNVLQRNQEEIRRRAGRGIEIAMVADLDTTRAKAVVGDAAKVVGDAREIIANPDIDVVVELIGGYGIAKALVLEAIAAGKHVVTANKALLAVHGTEIFKAAAEKGVMVAYEAAVAGGIPIIKALREGLTANSIQWVAGIINGTTNFILSEMRDKGLDFDVVLKEAQRLGYAEADPTFDIEGVDAAHKATLMSAIAFGIPVQFDKAYVEGITKLSSADIKYAEQLGYRIKLLGITKRTDKGIELRVHPSLIPAKRLIANVEGPMNAVVVNGDAVGTTLYYGKGAGSEPTASAVVADLVDIARMDGSDPAHRVPALAFQSSTLAAAGSELPVLPMADVVTSYYLRIRVADEAGVLAKITTLLANTGISIDAVLQREADEVGGEGSTQTDLIILTHDTREGDMDKALAEIQGLPTVLAPITRIRKEELN; encoded by the coding sequence ATGAAACCGATCCAAGTAGGCCTGTTGGGCATTGGCACCGTGGGCAGCGGCACTTTCAACGTGCTGCAGCGCAACCAGGAAGAGATCCGCCGTCGCGCGGGTCGTGGCATTGAGATTGCCATGGTGGCCGACTTGGATACCACGCGCGCCAAGGCCGTGGTGGGCGACGCTGCCAAGGTGGTGGGCGATGCGCGCGAGATCATCGCCAACCCCGACATCGACGTGGTGGTGGAGCTGATCGGTGGCTACGGCATTGCCAAGGCCCTGGTACTGGAAGCGATTGCGGCCGGCAAGCATGTGGTCACCGCCAACAAGGCGCTGCTGGCCGTGCATGGCACGGAAATCTTCAAGGCGGCGGCCGAAAAGGGCGTGATGGTGGCCTATGAAGCGGCCGTGGCCGGTGGCATCCCCATCATCAAGGCGCTGCGCGAAGGCTTGACCGCCAACTCCATCCAGTGGGTGGCGGGCATCATCAACGGCACGACCAACTTCATCCTGTCCGAAATGCGTGACAAGGGCCTGGACTTCGATGTGGTGCTGAAGGAGGCGCAACGCCTGGGCTATGCCGAAGCCGACCCCACCTTCGACATCGAGGGCGTGGATGCGGCCCACAAGGCCACCCTGATGAGCGCGATTGCCTTCGGCATCCCCGTGCAGTTCGACAAGGCCTATGTGGAAGGCATCACCAAGCTGTCTTCGGCCGACATCAAGTACGCCGAGCAACTGGGCTACCGCATCAAGCTGCTGGGCATCACCAAGCGCACGGACAAGGGCATCGAGCTGCGCGTGCACCCCAGCCTGATCCCGGCCAAGCGCCTGATCGCCAATGTGGAAGGCCCCATGAACGCCGTGGTGGTGAACGGCGATGCCGTCGGCACCACGCTGTACTACGGCAAGGGCGCGGGCTCCGAGCCCACGGCTTCCGCCGTGGTGGCCGACCTGGTGGACATCGCCCGCATGGACGGCTCCGACCCCGCCCACCGCGTGCCGGCCCTGGCCTTCCAGAGCAGCACGCTGGCCGCCGCCGGCAGCGAACTGCCGGTGCTGCCCATGGCCGATGTGGTCACCAGCTACTACCTGCGCATCCGCGTGGCCGACGAAGCCGGAGTCCTGGCCAAGATCACCACGCTGCTGGCCAACACCGGCATCAGCATCGATGCCGTGCTGCAGCGGGAAGCCGATGAAGTGGGTGGCGAAGGGTCGACCCAGACCGATCTGATCATCCTGACGCACGACACGCGCGAAGGCGACATGGACAAGGCGCTGGCCGAAATCCAGGGCCTGCCCACCGTGCTGGCCCCGATCACCCGCATCCGCAAGGAAGAGTTGAACTGA
- a CDS encoding recombinase family protein → MSETPKDVDAAISARTRLALSEAKARGVQLGKAGADNIRATVEKRKSAADAFARQHAALFAELVAQGLTHRKMAEVLNERGIAAAKGGPWTHGQVQRILNRYADWAAESGAK, encoded by the coding sequence ATGAGCGAGACCCCCAAGGACGTGGACGCCGCCATCAGCGCCCGCACGCGGCTGGCCCTGAGCGAAGCCAAGGCACGCGGCGTGCAGCTGGGCAAGGCCGGTGCCGACAACATCCGCGCCACCGTGGAAAAGCGCAAAAGCGCGGCCGATGCCTTTGCCCGGCAGCATGCGGCCCTGTTTGCCGAGCTGGTGGCCCAGGGCCTGACCCACCGGAAGATGGCCGAGGTGCTGAACGAGCGCGGCATTGCCGCCGCCAAGGGCGGCCCCTGGACCCATGGGCAGGTGCAGCGCATTCTGAACCGCTATGCCGACTGGGCGGCGGAGTCCGGCGCGAAGTAA
- a CDS encoding molybdopterin molybdotransferase MoeA — MQSPTLTSLDDALAAVLAQAQRLDGPESVDLFSADGRVLWSDCVSALQVPPQDNSAMDGYAVRLADVPTPGTVLPVSQRIPAGHVGTDLLSGTAARIFTGAPVPPGADCVLMQEDCEALENADGSVSVRIQAVPRPGQHIRRAGEDIALGGTILAAGTRLTPPALGLAASIGLAQLPVARRPRVALFSTGDELVLPGTVAPQDMPPGSIYNSNRYFLRALLQRLGCEVVDGGILPDDRAQTVQALHTAAQDCDLILTSAGVSVGEEDHVKPAVEQLGELGLWKIAMKPGKPFAYGKVGRADGGCAHFMGLPGNPVSSFMTFLVLVRPFVLRLQGMQEVEPRAVEAVAHFDLPKADKRREFLRVRHDGQGGLEIFRNQSSGVLTSAVWGDGVVDNPPQTTIARGDRVRFIPFAEWF; from the coding sequence ATGCAGTCCCCGACTTTGACCTCCCTTGACGACGCACTGGCTGCGGTGCTGGCCCAGGCCCAGCGCCTGGATGGCCCGGAATCGGTCGATCTGTTCAGTGCCGACGGCCGGGTGCTGTGGTCGGATTGCGTATCCGCCCTGCAGGTGCCGCCGCAGGACAACTCGGCCATGGACGGATACGCCGTGCGCCTGGCCGATGTGCCCACGCCCGGCACGGTGCTGCCGGTGAGCCAGCGCATTCCTGCCGGCCACGTGGGCACCGATCTGCTGTCCGGCACGGCCGCGCGCATCTTCACCGGGGCCCCCGTGCCGCCGGGAGCGGACTGCGTGCTGATGCAGGAAGACTGCGAAGCCCTGGAGAACGCCGATGGCAGTGTCAGCGTGCGCATCCAGGCGGTGCCCAGGCCGGGCCAGCACATCCGCCGTGCGGGCGAGGACATTGCCCTGGGCGGCACCATCCTGGCCGCCGGCACGCGGCTGACGCCACCGGCCCTGGGCCTGGCCGCCAGCATCGGTCTGGCGCAGCTGCCCGTGGCCCGCAGGCCGCGCGTGGCCCTGTTTTCCACCGGCGACGAACTGGTGCTGCCCGGCACCGTGGCGCCGCAGGACATGCCGCCCGGCAGCATCTACAACAGCAACCGCTACTTTCTGCGCGCGTTGCTGCAGCGCCTGGGTTGCGAGGTGGTGGACGGCGGCATCCTGCCGGACGACCGCGCACAGACCGTGCAGGCCCTGCACACCGCGGCCCAGGACTGCGACCTGATCCTGACCAGTGCCGGTGTCTCCGTGGGCGAGGAAGACCATGTGAAGCCCGCCGTGGAGCAACTGGGCGAGCTGGGCCTGTGGAAAATCGCCATGAAGCCCGGCAAGCCGTTTGCCTATGGCAAGGTCGGTCGTGCCGATGGCGGGTGTGCCCACTTCATGGGCCTGCCGGGCAACCCGGTCTCCAGCTTCATGACCTTTCTGGTGCTGGTGCGACCGTTTGTGCTGCGCCTGCAGGGCATGCAGGAGGTGGAACCCCGCGCGGTGGAGGCCGTGGCCCATTTCGATCTACCCAAGGCCGACAAGCGCCGCGAATTCCTGCGCGTGCGCCACGACGGCCAGGGCGGGCTGGAGATCTTCCGCAACCAGAGCTCGGGCGTGCTGACCAGCGCCGTCTGGGGCGATGGCGTGGTGGACAACCCGCCGCAGACCACGATTGCACGCGGTGACCGCGTGCGCTTCATTCCGTTCGCGGAATGGTTCTGA
- a CDS encoding GIY-YIG nuclease family protein, whose amino-acid sequence MTVSLLLSSQARRARVQDYKQIFPPLGIYAVRCEAAGLLCLGASRNVDGTLNRLRFELAHGTARDAALAQAWARHGEAAFSFAVLDRVKERADPDFDYEAELQALLALWQGELQAAACAPGGQP is encoded by the coding sequence ATGACAGTTTCTCTTCTGCTTTCCTCCCAGGCGCGGCGCGCGCGGGTGCAGGACTACAAGCAAATTTTCCCTCCTTTGGGCATTTATGCCGTGCGCTGCGAAGCCGCAGGGCTGCTGTGCCTGGGCGCCAGCCGCAATGTGGATGGCACGCTCAACCGCTTGCGGTTTGAGCTGGCCCACGGCACCGCGCGCGATGCCGCACTGGCCCAGGCCTGGGCCCGCCATGGCGAAGCGGCGTTTTCCTTTGCGGTGCTGGACCGTGTGAAAGAGCGCGCCGATCCGGATTTTGATTACGAGGCCGAACTGCAGGCCTTGCTGGCGCTGTGGCAGGGCGAGCTGCAGGCCGCTGCGTGCGCCCCTGGAGGCCAGCCATGA
- the moaD gene encoding molybdopterin converting factor subunit 1 produces MNITVRYFASIREAMGSGSEALDTAAATVGALRDELMARGPAAAQALAHGKAVRMALNQDMCSADAPLKAGDEVAFFPPVTGG; encoded by the coding sequence ATGAATATCACCGTGCGCTACTTTGCGTCCATCCGCGAAGCCATGGGCAGCGGCAGCGAAGCGCTGGACACCGCTGCCGCCACCGTGGGCGCGCTGCGCGACGAACTGATGGCCCGCGGCCCCGCCGCCGCCCAGGCCCTGGCCCATGGCAAGGCCGTGCGCATGGCCTTGAACCAGGACATGTGCAGCGCCGATGCACCACTGAAAGCCGGCGATGAAGTGGCTTTCTTCCCGCCGGTGACCGGCGGTTGA
- the mobB gene encoding molybdopterin-guanine dinucleotide biosynthesis protein B: MKAIGFVAYSGAGKTTLLERIIAELRARGQTVSSVKHAHHDVDIDIPGKDSWRHRQAGAQEVLLVCDRRLALVREFGETRDLDVHAMLAELDPRVDWVLVEGFKQGDLPKIELWRQPEPGSKPRALRFPQDPQVLALATDDPAALPQQPPAGVALLDLNQPTAIVDWMLAHAGRLEYRAAAQGSTACSPRL; this comes from the coding sequence ATGAAGGCCATTGGCTTTGTCGCCTACTCCGGCGCCGGCAAGACCACGCTGCTGGAACGCATCATTGCCGAGCTGCGCGCGCGTGGGCAGACGGTGTCCAGCGTCAAGCATGCCCACCATGATGTGGACATCGACATCCCCGGCAAGGACAGCTGGCGCCATCGCCAGGCCGGCGCCCAGGAGGTGCTGCTGGTCTGCGACCGGCGCCTGGCCCTGGTGCGCGAATTCGGCGAGACGCGGGATCTGGATGTGCACGCCATGCTGGCCGAGCTGGACCCGCGCGTGGACTGGGTGCTGGTGGAAGGCTTCAAGCAGGGCGACCTGCCCAAGATCGAGCTGTGGCGCCAGCCGGAGCCCGGCAGCAAACCGCGTGCGCTGCGCTTTCCGCAGGACCCGCAGGTGCTGGCGCTGGCCACCGACGACCCGGCCGCCTTGCCCCAGCAACCACCGGCCGGCGTGGCGCTGCTGGACCTGAACCAGCCTACGGCCATCGTGGACTGGATGCTGGCGCATGCCGGCCGTTTGGAATACCGGGCTGCGGCCCAAGGAAGCACTGCATGCAGTCCCCGACTTTGA
- a CDS encoding PhoH family protein yields the protein MPLPPAPTRRASRLAKEAFDAPLRTTKRAAAALAEVADDDAIQPAAPMQAAPAAPARARKSSAKASPQNHNPQVSNATAAAAQSLARQRAALLSPAPTAPVTPAAPAAKPVAPSSPVRATAEPAAAPEARRGTRKAATSTATTDTPARTSKKQRVGQSTLFVLDTNVLLHDPSSLFRFQEHDIFLPMVVLEELDAHKKGMTEVARNGRQVSRTLDALVAAQENADLGSGLRLDATGNKGSTGHLYFQTEPLDYQLPTSLPQGKADNQILGVVEALRSHKKGQQEVVLVSKDINMRVKARALGLPAEDYQNDKALDDGDLLYSGALALPADFWDKGGKQVESWQESGRNFYRITGSFAQQLMINQFVYYEAPGAPSLYARVVEIRDKTAVLETLKDYGSSKHTVWGVNTRNREQNFAMNLLMDPEVDFVTLTGTAGTGKTLMALAAGLTQVLDERRYTEIIMTRATVSVGEDIGFLPGTEEEKMGPWMGALDDNLEFLAKGDGGNPGEWGRAATNELIRSRIKIKSMNFMRGRTFLNKYVIIDEAQNLTPKQMKTLITRAGPGTKIICMGNLAQIDTPYLTEGSSGLTFAVDRFKGWPHSGHIQLARGERSRLADFASEVL from the coding sequence ATGCCCCTGCCTCCCGCACCGACTCGCCGCGCCTCCCGGCTCGCCAAGGAAGCCTTTGATGCGCCGCTGCGCACCACAAAGCGTGCGGCAGCCGCCCTCGCAGAAGTGGCCGATGACGACGCCATCCAGCCCGCCGCGCCCATGCAGGCCGCGCCTGCTGCCCCCGCCCGAGCGCGCAAGAGCAGCGCCAAGGCATCCCCTCAGAACCACAACCCCCAGGTCAGCAACGCGACCGCTGCAGCCGCCCAGAGCCTGGCCCGCCAGCGCGCCGCGCTGCTGAGCCCGGCCCCGACCGCACCGGTCACGCCAGCCGCCCCCGCAGCCAAGCCTGTAGCCCCCTCCAGCCCCGTCCGGGCAACCGCCGAACCGGCCGCAGCCCCAGAGGCCAGGCGCGGTACGCGCAAGGCAGCGACCAGCACCGCAACGACCGACACCCCCGCCCGCACCAGCAAGAAGCAGCGCGTGGGCCAGAGCACGCTGTTTGTGCTGGACACCAATGTGCTGCTGCACGACCCCAGCAGCCTGTTCCGCTTCCAGGAACACGACATCTTCCTGCCCATGGTGGTGCTGGAAGAGCTGGATGCCCACAAGAAGGGCATGACCGAAGTGGCCCGCAACGGCCGCCAGGTCAGCCGCACCCTGGATGCCCTGGTCGCCGCACAGGAAAACGCCGACCTGGGCTCCGGCCTGCGCCTGGATGCCACGGGCAACAAGGGCAGCACCGGCCACCTGTACTTCCAGACCGAACCGCTGGACTACCAGCTGCCCACCAGCCTGCCGCAAGGCAAGGCCGACAACCAGATCCTGGGCGTGGTCGAAGCCCTGCGCAGCCACAAGAAAGGCCAGCAGGAAGTGGTGCTGGTGTCCAAGGACATCAATATGCGCGTCAAGGCGCGCGCACTGGGCCTGCCGGCCGAGGACTACCAGAACGACAAGGCCCTGGACGATGGCGATCTGCTGTACTCCGGCGCCCTGGCCCTGCCCGCCGACTTCTGGGACAAGGGCGGCAAGCAGGTGGAAAGCTGGCAGGAAAGCGGCCGCAACTTCTACCGCATCACCGGCAGCTTTGCGCAGCAGCTGATGATCAACCAGTTCGTCTACTACGAAGCCCCGGGCGCGCCCAGCCTGTATGCGCGCGTGGTCGAGATCCGCGACAAGACGGCCGTGCTGGAGACACTCAAGGACTACGGCAGCAGCAAGCACACCGTCTGGGGCGTGAACACCCGCAACCGCGAGCAGAACTTCGCCATGAATCTGCTGATGGACCCTGAGGTGGACTTTGTCACCCTCACCGGCACCGCCGGCACCGGCAAGACGCTGATGGCCCTGGCCGCCGGCCTCACGCAAGTGCTGGACGAGCGCCGCTACACCGAGATCATCATGACCCGCGCCACGGTGAGCGTGGGCGAGGACATCGGCTTCCTGCCCGGCACCGAGGAAGAGAAGATGGGCCCCTGGATGGGCGCCCTGGACGACAATCTGGAGTTCCTGGCCAAGGGCGACGGCGGTAACCCCGGCGAATGGGGCCGCGCGGCCACCAACGAGCTGATCCGCAGCCGTATCAAGATCAAGAGCATGAACTTCATGCGTGGCCGTACCTTCCTGAACAAGTACGTCATCATCGACGAGGCGCAGAACCTGACGCCCAAGCAGATGAAGACCCTGATCACCCGTGCCGGCCCCGGCACCAAGATCATCTGCATGGGCAATCTGGCACAGATCGACACCCCCTACCTGACGGAAGGCTCATCCGGTCTGACGTTTGCCGTGGACCGCTTCAAGGGCTGGCCGCACAGCGGCCACATCCAGCTGGCGCGCGGCGAACGCTCGCGCCTGGCGGATTTTGCCAGCGAGGTGTTGTAA
- the thrC gene encoding threonine synthase, with translation MLYLSTRGHADRKRFCDILLEGLAPDGGLYLPVQYPQIDDAKLTQLRTTLATQGYAALAFEILSLYIDDIPADDLRALCAKTYTKEVFGTEAIVPVRQLDGVLHIEALSNGPTLAFKDMAMQLLGNLFEYELARRGEELNILGATSGDTGSAAEYAMRGKQGVRVFMTSPHGRMSPFQQAQMFSLQDANIHNIAIEGVFDDCQDIVKAVSNDHAFKAKYKIGTVNSINWARLLAQVVYYFAGYLQATRSNSEQVSFTVPSGNFGNICAGHVARQMGLPIAKLVVATNENDVLDEFFRTGVYQVRGAANTYETSSPSMDISKASNFERFVFDLVGRDGARTKQLFAEGVAKAGKFDLSADAAFQGAKAKYGFESGKSTHADRLATIKDTFERFGQMIDTHTADGVKVAREHLGAEPMIVLETALPIKFAETIEEALGRLPDRPAKFDGIEDLPKRVVVMAADVDQVKAFITEHCK, from the coding sequence ATGCTTTATCTGTCCACCCGCGGTCACGCCGACCGCAAACGCTTTTGCGACATCCTGCTGGAAGGCCTGGCTCCCGATGGCGGCCTGTACCTGCCAGTGCAGTACCCCCAGATCGACGATGCCAAGCTGACCCAGCTGCGCACCACGCTGGCCACCCAGGGCTATGCCGCGCTGGCGTTCGAGATTCTGTCGCTGTACATCGACGACATTCCGGCCGACGATCTGCGCGCCCTGTGCGCCAAGACCTATACGAAGGAAGTCTTCGGCACCGAGGCCATCGTGCCGGTGCGCCAGCTGGACGGCGTGCTGCACATCGAAGCCCTGTCCAACGGCCCCACGCTGGCCTTCAAGGACATGGCCATGCAGCTGCTGGGCAATCTGTTCGAGTACGAACTGGCCCGCCGCGGTGAAGAGCTGAACATTCTGGGCGCCACCAGCGGTGACACCGGCAGCGCGGCCGAATACGCCATGCGCGGCAAGCAGGGCGTGCGCGTCTTCATGACCAGCCCCCATGGCCGCATGAGCCCTTTCCAGCAGGCGCAGATGTTCAGCCTGCAGGATGCCAACATCCACAACATCGCCATCGAAGGCGTGTTCGACGACTGCCAGGACATCGTCAAGGCGGTCTCCAACGACCACGCCTTCAAGGCCAAGTACAAGATCGGCACCGTCAACTCCATCAACTGGGCCCGTCTGCTGGCCCAGGTGGTGTACTACTTCGCGGGCTATCTGCAGGCCACGCGCAGCAACAGCGAGCAGGTGAGCTTCACCGTGCCCAGCGGCAACTTCGGCAACATCTGCGCCGGCCATGTGGCACGCCAGATGGGCCTGCCGATCGCCAAGCTGGTGGTGGCCACGAATGAGAACGATGTGCTGGACGAGTTCTTCCGTACCGGCGTCTACCAGGTGCGTGGCGCGGCCAACACCTATGAGACCTCCAGCCCCTCGATGGACATCTCCAAGGCCAGCAACTTCGAGCGCTTTGTGTTCGACCTGGTCGGCCGCGATGGCGCGCGCACCAAACAGCTGTTCGCCGAAGGCGTGGCCAAGGCCGGCAAGTTCGATTTGAGCGCGGATGCGGCCTTCCAGGGCGCCAAGGCCAAGTATGGCTTCGAGAGCGGCAAGAGCACCCATGCCGACCGCCTGGCTACGATCAAGGACACCTTCGAGCGCTTTGGCCAGATGATCGACACCCACACCGCCGACGGCGTGAAGGTGGCGCGCGAGCACCTGGGGGCCGAGCCCATGATCGTGCTGGAAACCGCCTTGCCCATCAAGTTTGCGGAGACCATCGAAGAGGCGCTGGGCCGTCTGCCCGACCGTCCTGCCAAGTTCGACGGCATCGAAGACCTGCCCAAGCGCGTGGTGGTGATGGCTGCCGATGTGGACCAGGTCAAGGCTTTTATCACCGAACACTGCAAGTAA
- a CDS encoding pyridoxal phosphate-dependent aminotransferase, with amino-acid sequence MKTVQKSAKLANVCYDIRGPIMDAAKKVEEDGQKIIKLNIGNLAVFGFDAPEEVQQDMIRNLPNSAGYSDSKGIFAARKAVMHETQRQGIKGVTLDDIYLGNGASELISMATNALLDNGDEMLLPAPDYPLWTAATSLSGGTPVHYMCDESNGWMPDMADIRAKITPRTKGIVVINPNNPTGALYSKELLLEIVALAREHGLVIFADEVYDKVLYDDAVHTPLAGLSTDVLTLTFNSLSKAYRSCGYRAGWMVVSGDKKPAKDYIEGLNMLSNMRLCANVPGQWAVQTALGGHQGIDALVKEGGRLRVQRDLAWELINAIPGVSCVKPQGALYMFPRLDPAVYPIQDDQEFFLEALQETKVMLVQGTGFNWPHPDHFRIVFLPHDADLREAINRLAAFLAKYRQRHGTDKLALVKPGKPSKAVA; translated from the coding sequence ATGAAGACCGTCCAGAAATCTGCCAAGTTAGCCAACGTCTGCTATGACATCCGCGGGCCGATCATGGACGCGGCGAAGAAGGTGGAGGAAGACGGCCAGAAGATCATCAAGCTCAACATCGGCAATCTGGCGGTGTTCGGCTTCGATGCGCCGGAAGAGGTCCAGCAGGACATGATTCGCAACCTGCCCAATTCGGCCGGCTATTCGGACAGCAAAGGTATCTTCGCCGCCCGCAAGGCCGTGATGCACGAAACCCAGCGCCAGGGCATCAAGGGAGTCACGCTGGATGACATCTACCTGGGCAACGGCGCCTCCGAGCTGATCAGCATGGCCACCAATGCCTTGCTGGACAACGGCGACGAGATGCTGCTGCCGGCCCCCGACTATCCGCTGTGGACTGCCGCGACCAGCCTGTCGGGCGGCACGCCGGTGCACTACATGTGCGATGAGAGCAATGGCTGGATGCCCGACATGGCCGACATCCGCGCCAAGATCACGCCGCGCACCAAGGGCATTGTGGTCATCAACCCCAACAACCCCACGGGCGCGCTGTACTCCAAGGAACTGCTGCTCGAGATCGTGGCACTGGCCCGCGAGCACGGCCTGGTGATCTTTGCCGACGAGGTCTACGACAAGGTGCTGTACGACGATGCCGTGCACACCCCCCTGGCCGGACTGTCCACCGATGTGCTGACGCTGACCTTCAACTCCCTGTCCAAGGCCTACCGCAGCTGCGGCTACCGTGCGGGCTGGATGGTGGTCTCGGGCGACAAGAAGCCCGCCAAGGACTACATCGAAGGCCTGAACATGTTGTCCAACATGCGCCTGTGCGCCAACGTGCCCGGGCAGTGGGCCGTGCAGACGGCACTGGGCGGCCACCAGGGCATTGACGCGCTGGTGAAGGAGGGCGGCCGCCTGCGCGTGCAGCGCGATCTGGCCTGGGAGCTGATCAATGCGATTCCGGGCGTGAGCTGCGTCAAGCCCCAGGGCGCGCTGTACATGTTCCCGCGCCTGGACCCCGCGGTCTATCCCATCCAGGACGACCAGGAGTTCTTCCTTGAAGCGCTGCAGGAAACCAAGGTCATGCTGGTGCAGGGCACGGGCTTCAACTGGCCCCACCCCGACCATTTCCGCATCGTCTTTCTGCCGCACGACGCCGACCTGCGCGAAGCCATCAACCGCCTGGCTGCCTTCCTGGCCAAGTACCGCCAGCGCCACGGCACCGACAAGCTCGCGCTGGTCAAGCCGGGCAAGCCCAGCAAGGCTGTGGCATAA
- a CDS encoding Mth938-like domain-containing protein, which translates to MKFQPDKSDTLTLTGHGSGWLAVDQVQFTSSMLVGSNGLLQAWNCTRFEDLTAEHFALLAEQPVEVVIFGSGAKLRFVPPAWLAPLTAKRIGVETMGTPAACRTYNVLSQEGRPVLAALLVE; encoded by the coding sequence ATGAAATTCCAGCCCGACAAATCCGACACCCTGACACTCACCGGCCACGGCAGCGGCTGGCTGGCCGTGGACCAGGTGCAGTTCACCAGCAGCATGTTGGTGGGCTCCAACGGCCTGCTGCAGGCCTGGAACTGCACCCGTTTCGAAGACCTGACGGCCGAGCACTTTGCGCTGCTGGCCGAACAGCCGGTGGAGGTGGTGATCTTTGGCAGCGGCGCCAAGCTGCGTTTTGTGCCGCCCGCCTGGCTGGCCCCGCTGACGGCCAAGCGCATCGGCGTGGAAACCATGGGCACTCCGGCTGCCTGCCGTACCTATAACGTTTTGTCACAAGAAGGCCGGCCGGTGCTCGCAGCCCTACTCGTGGAGTAG